From a region of the Synechococcus sp. RS9916 genome:
- a CDS encoding S9 family peptidase, producing the protein MRKRSLLFGGLLLSGLMIGQALLPVGLQAAESPPLIPREVLFGNPEISGVDLSPDGTRIVYRAPYQGVMNLWVRTLDGKEPPQLLTRRQDRPQRGANWTFDGRYLVTSRDSEGDENTVLVRIDPETGESQDLTPARGVQARVVGIHRDVPNEVVVGLNDRDPRFHDLYVIKIDSGERELLYRSTDDGRFISSVEWLNGRWQPVLRGRVLPDGGSAYELRLPGASEWRPFLSFSFEDTIGGSGPGGFTRDGRWLYGHLSTGEDLPRLVRWSRDQLRTCGTDCPAEVVYRSKSGGLGTALVDIDTGVPTLLQETDLRTRKVVLDPALKPDLAALKRLAGRNDFAIVDRDLNDRVWLVAIGSDQQGPQYWLWNRDQQRHRKLFTVRPRLDAYTLAPMESLDLKARDGRRLPAYLTKTPLADQGPQPLVLVVHGGPQARDYWGLNGTHQLLANRGYHVMSVNYRGSTGFGKAHLLAGEGEWYGRMQDDLVDAVRWAVDEGIADPDRLVIMGASYGGYAALSGLTRDPELFAAAVAEVGPSNLRTLLASFPPYWESGRKITERMIGVGSVDLDAISPLNHVDQIQRPLLLGHGANDPRVNLKESETIAAAMEARNLPIDFVVFPDEGHGLANPRNALAMQALTEAFLQRHIGGRAEPFGDVLEQSSMEWRLRSLPKP; encoded by the coding sequence ATGCGCAAGCGCTCGCTCTTGTTTGGGGGATTGCTTCTCTCTGGCTTGATGATCGGTCAGGCGCTCCTCCCTGTGGGGCTGCAAGCGGCGGAATCTCCGCCATTGATCCCCCGGGAGGTGTTGTTCGGTAACCCTGAGATTTCGGGTGTTGATCTCAGTCCCGATGGCACGCGCATCGTTTACCGGGCGCCTTACCAAGGCGTCATGAACCTCTGGGTGCGGACGCTGGATGGGAAAGAGCCACCCCAGTTACTGACCCGTCGTCAAGATCGGCCCCAGCGTGGTGCGAACTGGACCTTTGATGGCCGCTACCTGGTGACCTCCAGGGATAGCGAAGGGGATGAAAACACCGTGCTGGTGCGCATCGACCCCGAAACCGGGGAGAGCCAGGACCTCACCCCCGCTCGGGGTGTTCAAGCGCGGGTGGTGGGCATCCACCGTGATGTCCCCAATGAAGTGGTGGTGGGGCTCAACGACCGAGACCCCCGTTTTCATGATCTCTATGTAATCAAGATCGACAGTGGAGAGCGAGAGCTGCTGTATCGCTCCACCGATGACGGTCGGTTTATCAGCTCGGTGGAGTGGCTGAATGGTCGCTGGCAACCGGTGCTGCGCGGGCGGGTGCTTCCCGATGGGGGCAGTGCCTATGAATTGCGTTTGCCCGGCGCATCGGAGTGGCGCCCGTTCCTCAGCTTCAGTTTTGAAGACACCATTGGCGGATCGGGCCCAGGCGGTTTTACCCGGGATGGGCGCTGGCTTTATGGACACTTGAGTACGGGGGAAGACTTGCCGCGTCTGGTGCGTTGGAGTCGCGACCAACTGCGCACCTGTGGCACGGATTGCCCCGCAGAAGTGGTGTATCGCTCGAAGAGCGGCGGTCTCGGGACCGCGTTGGTTGATATCGACACCGGGGTGCCGACGCTGCTGCAGGAAACGGATCTGCGGACCCGAAAGGTGGTGCTTGATCCGGCGTTAAAGCCAGACCTGGCGGCGCTCAAACGGCTGGCAGGCCGCAATGACTTCGCCATCGTCGACCGCGACCTCAACGATCGCGTCTGGCTTGTCGCGATTGGCTCTGATCAGCAAGGCCCCCAGTACTGGCTTTGGAATCGTGATCAGCAACGCCACCGCAAGTTGTTCACCGTTCGGCCGCGTCTCGATGCCTACACCCTGGCGCCGATGGAGAGTCTCGACCTCAAGGCGCGCGATGGGCGACGCTTGCCGGCCTACCTCACCAAAACGCCCTTGGCCGACCAGGGACCCCAGCCCTTGGTGTTGGTGGTCCATGGTGGTCCTCAGGCGCGTGACTATTGGGGCCTCAACGGCACCCATCAACTGCTGGCCAACCGCGGCTACCACGTGATGAGCGTCAATTACCGGGGGTCCACCGGCTTTGGCAAAGCCCATCTCCTCGCTGGTGAAGGGGAGTGGTACGGACGCATGCAGGATGACCTGGTCGATGCGGTGCGTTGGGCTGTGGATGAGGGCATCGCCGACCCGGATCGGCTGGTGATCATGGGTGCCTCCTATGGGGGCTATGCCGCCCTCTCCGGTCTCACCCGTGATCCCGAACTGTTCGCGGCGGCGGTGGCCGAAGTGGGGCCATCCAATCTGCGCACGTTGTTGGCATCGTTCCCTCCGTATTGGGAATCTGGTCGCAAAATTACGGAGCGCATGATCGGTGTGGGAAGCGTTGATCTGGACGCGATCTCGCCCCTCAACCATGTGGATCAGATTCAGCGTCCGCTGCTTTTGGGCCATGGCGCCAATGATCCACGCGTCAATCTCAAAGAGAGTGAAACCATCGCAGCAGCGATGGAGGCCCGCAACCTTCCGATTGATTTCGTGGTGTTCCCGGATGAGGGGCATGGATTGGCCAATCCCCGCAACGCGCTGGCGATGCAAGCCCTAACCGAAGCGTTTTTGCAACGTCATATCGGCGGAAGGGCAGAGCCATTCGGCGACGTGCTCGAGCAGTCCTCAATGGAATGGCGTCTGCGCTCGCTCCCGAAGCCCTGA